One stretch of Chitinivorax tropicus DNA includes these proteins:
- the hisB gene encoding imidazoleglycerol-phosphate dehydratase HisB codes for MREAAITRNTLETQITVRLNLDGSGQSRFETGLPFLDHMMDQIARHGLIDLDIVAHGDLHIDGHHTAEDIGITLGQAFAKALGDKKGVRRYGHAYVPLDEALSRVVVDLSGRPGLSFHVEFTRAMIGQFDVDLFHEFFQGFVNHAGVTLHIDNLRGHNAHHQAETVFKAFGRALRMAVEPDPRMAGITPSTKGTL; via the coding sequence ATGCGCGAAGCCGCTATCACCCGCAACACCCTGGAAACCCAGATCACCGTCAGATTGAATCTGGATGGCTCAGGCCAGTCCCGCTTCGAGACGGGGTTGCCCTTTCTTGATCACATGATGGATCAGATCGCCCGTCATGGCTTGATCGATCTCGATATCGTCGCCCATGGTGACTTACATATCGATGGCCACCACACAGCGGAGGACATCGGCATCACCCTGGGGCAAGCCTTTGCCAAAGCGCTGGGTGATAAAAAAGGCGTACGCCGCTATGGGCATGCCTATGTGCCGCTCGACGAGGCATTATCGCGGGTGGTGGTCGATCTGTCGGGGCGCCCCGGCTTGTCATTCCATGTCGAATTCACCCGCGCCATGATCGGCCAATTCGACGTTGACCTGTTTCACGAGTTCTTCCAGGGCTTTGTCAATCACGCAGGTGTCACGCTCCATATCGACAATCTGCGCGGCCACAACGCCCACCATCAAGCAGAAACCGTCTTCAAGGCGTTTGGCCGTGCCTTGCGCATGGCGGTGGAGCCTGATCCGCGGATGGCAGGCATCACGCCATCGACAAAAGGCACTCTCTAG
- the hisH gene encoding imidazole glycerol phosphate synthase subunit HisH, producing MKQTIAVIDYGMGNLRSVTKALEHVAPDSRVLLTSDARQIEQADKVVFPGQGAMRDCMAELTTRGLRDAVHTTATDRPFLGICIGEQMLFEHSEEFDTPGLGILPGQVKRFPSDQMVDAQGQRLKVPHMGWSEVWHSRPHPLWHGIEDGARFYFVHSYFVTTPDTALTTGESTYPNRFTCAVGRNNLFATQFHPEKSHSAGLRLLSNFVAWNGQA from the coding sequence ATGAAACAGACAATCGCAGTCATTGATTACGGCATGGGCAATTTGCGTTCAGTCACCAAGGCGCTGGAACACGTAGCACCCGACTCCCGGGTACTATTGACCAGTGATGCCCGACAAATCGAACAGGCGGACAAGGTGGTGTTTCCGGGGCAAGGGGCCATGCGCGATTGCATGGCGGAACTGACGACGCGCGGCTTACGCGATGCGGTTCACACAACAGCAACCGACCGTCCTTTTCTGGGCATCTGCATTGGCGAGCAGATGTTGTTCGAGCACAGCGAAGAATTTGACACCCCTGGCCTGGGTATTCTGCCAGGGCAAGTCAAACGCTTCCCTTCCGATCAAATGGTCGATGCACAAGGGCAACGGCTGAAAGTCCCCCACATGGGCTGGAGCGAGGTGTGGCACAGCCGCCCGCACCCACTCTGGCATGGAATCGAAGATGGTGCCCGCTTCTATTTCGTACACAGCTATTTTGTCACCACACCCGATACCGCGCTGACCACTGGCGAAAGCACCTACCCCAACCGTTTCACCTGTGCAGTGGGCCGCAACAATCTGTTTGCCACCCAATTCCACCCCGAAAAAAGCCACTCGGCGGGGCTGCGCCTGCTCAGCAACTTTGTTGCATGGAATGGCCAAGCCTGA
- the hisA gene encoding 1-(5-phosphoribosyl)-5-[(5-phosphoribosylamino)methylideneamino]imidazole-4-carboxamide isomerase: MLLIPAIDLKDGQCVRLRQGEMEDATVFSENPAAMAEHWLAQGARRLHLVDLNGAFAGKPKNLDAIKEILSVINHEIPVQLGGGIRDLETIEQYLDLGLSYVIIGTAAVKRPGFLHEACDAFPGHVIVGLDAKEGKVAVDGWSKITGHDVVDLAKRFEDYGVEAVIYTDIGRDGMLNGVNIEATVKLAQHLHVPVIASGGITDLEDVRRLCDVEDEGIMGAITGRAIYEGTLDFTEAQNLADDLRP, translated from the coding sequence ATGTTGCTCATCCCTGCAATCGACCTCAAAGACGGACAATGTGTACGCCTGCGTCAAGGCGAAATGGAGGATGCCACGGTATTCTCCGAGAACCCGGCAGCCATGGCCGAACACTGGCTGGCGCAAGGCGCACGACGACTGCACCTGGTTGACCTGAACGGCGCATTTGCCGGCAAGCCCAAAAACCTGGATGCAATCAAGGAAATCCTGTCCGTCATCAACCATGAAATCCCGGTTCAACTTGGTGGTGGCATACGGGATCTCGAAACCATCGAACAATATCTCGACCTGGGCTTGTCCTACGTCATCATCGGCACGGCTGCCGTCAAGCGCCCGGGCTTCCTGCACGAAGCCTGCGATGCGTTCCCGGGCCATGTCATCGTGGGCCTGGACGCCAAAGAGGGTAAAGTCGCGGTGGATGGCTGGTCGAAGATCACGGGCCACGATGTGGTCGATCTGGCCAAACGCTTTGAGGACTATGGCGTGGAAGCCGTCATCTACACCGATATCGGTCGTGATGGCATGCTCAACGGCGTCAATATCGAGGCCACGGTCAAACTGGCGCAGCACCTGCACGTACCAGTCATCGCCAGCGGCGGCATCACCGACCTGGAAGACGTCAGACGCCTATGCGATGTCGAGGACGAGGGCATCATGGGTGCCATCACCGGTCGCGCCATCTACGAGGGCACGCTCGACTTCACCGAAGCCCAGAACCTCGCTGACGATCTGCGTCCCTGA